One part of the Ranitomeya imitator isolate aRanImi1 chromosome 10, aRanImi1.pri, whole genome shotgun sequence genome encodes these proteins:
- the NOSIP gene encoding nitric oxide synthase-interacting protein: protein MTRHGKNCTAGAVYTYYEKKKDTAASGYGTQTVRLSKDAVKDFDCCCLSLQPCKDPVVTPDGYIFEKEAILEYILHQKREIARQMKAYEKQKNEKKTEMEELNKAAKESKMKVFLDKEMSIISKPLNPFTRKAESGGAEAGSSSQQSGEEKNKQLPSFWIPSLTPEAKSTQVKKPDKSVYCPMSGRPLKMKDLISVKFTAVDDKVDRVGLINRQDRYVCAVTRDMLGNSVPCAVLRPSGAVVTLECVEKLIKKDMTDPISGDKLTERDIIVLQRGGTGFSGSGVQLEAKEARPVMQA, encoded by the exons CCGCCTCGGGATATGGCACTCAGACGGTTCGTCTCAGCAAAGATGCGGTAAAAGATTTTGATTGCTGTTGCTTGTCTCTTCAGCCGTGTAAAGACCCGGTGGTGAC gccagATGGATATATTTTTGAGAAAGAAGCAATTTTGGAGTACATATTACATCAGAAAAGAGAAATTGCTCGACAGATGAAG GCCTACGAGAAACAAAAGaacgagaaaaaaacagaaatggaggaattaAACAAAGCTGCCAAAGAATCCAAGATGAAAGTATTCCTCGATAAAGAAATGTCAATCATCAGTAAACCACTTAATCCTTTTACAAGGAAAGCAG AGAGCGGCGGGGCAGAGGccgggagcagcagtcagcagagcggcgaggagaaGAATAAGCAACTTCCCAGTTTTTGGATCCCATCACTGACACCAGAAGCAAAATCCACGCAGGTGAAGAAGCCG GACAAGTCGGTGTACTGCCCCATGAGCGGGAGACCCCTGAAGATGAAAGACTTGATCTCGGTGAAGTTCACAGCGGTGGATGACAAGGTGGATCGCGTGGGTCTTATAAACCGCCAGGACAGATACGTGTGCGCCGTGACTCGGGACATGTTGGGCAACTCCGTCCCTTGCGCCGTGCTGCGGCCCTC GGGAGCGGTTGTTACCCTTGAATGTGTTGAAAAACTAATAAAGAAGGATATGACCGACCCGATCAGCGGGGACAAACTGACCGAGAGGGACATCATCGTGCTGCAGAGG GGAGGGACGGGATTCTCCGGGTCCGGAGTTCAGCTGGAAGCTAAAGAAGCGCGGCCGGTCATGCAGGCGTGA